The following DNA comes from bacterium.
GGCGGTATCTATATTACCTCGGACGGCGGCGTGACATGGACAAAGCAGGAAATCGACACCACCCGCGATCTGGAAGGTATATGCGCGTATGGCGGTACCGTATGGGCATGCGGTTACTATGGCACCATCCTGTCCGAATCGGCGGGGGGAGTGTTCGTCGACGAGGAATCCAAGCCCGTTGCGATCTCTCTCGCACAGAACAGCCCGAATCCGTTCAATCCGTCAACGACGATATCGTTCACCCTTACGGATGGCGGATTCACCCGTCTGGCTGTCTACAATCTTGCGGGTCAGATCGTAGCGACACTGATCGAAGGGGCTATTGAACCGGGACATCACGCCATTTCATGGGATGGAACCGATAAAGCCGGAATGACCGTATCGAGCGGCGTTTACCTTTACCGTCTCGACACCGGAAATTCATCCCTCACCCGTAAGATGCTGCTCGTTCGCTGAGTGTTTTCATGACAAGATAGAGCAGTGTTTTAAAAGAAGTAATCCCATAACGCACAGAAGCCGGAGATTATGGTAATTCATATCTCCGGTCTTTTTTTACGGTGTCACTGGCTGCCCTCCGTTTTTTGATAGAATCACGCATACATGAACTACCCGGGGATGAATCCCCGTGCTATAGGCGAAAAGTTCCCCGGCCCTCACCCGGCGCGGAAACAGAAAGAAGACCTTTCAATACATGAACAGTATTCATATATTTGTTTACCGGGGCACTGATAAAAAGCTGCGGATCGGATACGATACATTAATACAAAGGAGATTTCACCATGCCGGATTGTCTGTTCTGCAAGATAGCGGCGGGGGCTATCCCTGCCGAACGTGTGTACGAAAATGACGATGTGCTCGTATTCCCCGACATTCATCCTGTCGCGCGGGTACACGTGCTCGTCATCCCGAAACGCCATTTCGCCACGACCATCGACATGGCCGAGGATGCACCCGAGCTCTTCGGCGCCATGATGAAAGCGGCAAACGAGGTTGCACGGAAAAAGGGGATCGACCGGAGCGGTTTCAGGGTAATCTTCAATACGAACGCGGACGGCGGACAGGAGATTTTCCATGTCCACATGCACCTCCTCGGCGGCGAACCGATCGGAGCGCTCCGTGCACGGTGACATACGCGGGAAAGAAAAGAGTATATGAGACAGGATTAACAAGATTAACAAGATTGTTTTTTTATATATATTGTCAATCGTGTAGATTATGTCTAAAAAAAGGTGGTGTGAGGATGATGATGTTTATCCGGTTTTTTGGATAAAGAAGAAAAGAAATTTGAGACAGGATTAACAAGATTAACAAGATTGTTTTTTTATATTTATATTGTCAATCGTGTCAAAAAAATATAATGGTAAAAGAGGCGTGAACATGAAAAACATCCTGAAAACACTCAGCGTTATCGCCTGTATTTTTTCCGTGGTCTCGTCCCTGCCCTGTTCCGCCGCTCCGCTGACAGGCGCTTCACTCGAGGCTAAGGTCGACAGCATCGTGGCGCGACAGAACGTTACCGCCCGGACACCGGGCTGCGCCATTGCGGTCGTACGGGACGGCGAAATCATTTTCAAAAAGGGCTACGGGTCTGCGAATCTCGATTATGACATCCCCATAACGCCGCAGACGGTGTTCAATATCGGCTCAATTTCCAAACAGTTCGCCGCATCCGCCATTCAGATTCTCGCCGGGGAAGGAAAGCTCGCGCTCGATGACGATATACGGAAATACCTGCCAGATTTCCCCGAATACGGTCACACCATCACCATCCGTCACCTGCTCCATCATATCAGCGGAATCAGGGATTACGAAGCTCTCATGGTTCCGGCAAACATGCCCTATGACAAGAATTATTCCCCCGAGGAGCTGTACGAATTCATCACCAGGCAGCGTGAGCTGAATTTCGTTCCCGGCGCGGAATTTTCCTACAGTAATTCCGGTTTTGTCCTTCTCGGTATGATTGTAAAGAAGGTGAGCGGGCTGTCACTCGGGGAGTTCACGGCGAAACGGATATTCGAGCCGTTCGGGATGAAGAATTCGTTCTTCTACGAAAAGATGCATGTGATTGTCAGGAACCGCGCCACCGGTTACGACAAGGACGGTAGCGGGTATATCACGGGGTTGTACGACAACTATACAGTCGGGGCGAGCAATCTCTGCACGACGGTGGAAGACCTCGCGCGCTGGGACAGGAATTTTTACGGGAGCGCTGTCGGCGGGCCGGATTTCATTGCGAACATGCTCGATCAGGGTGTTCTGAACGACGGCGAGGTTATCGACTATGCCTGCGGTTTACGGGTCAGCGAGTACAAGGGTCTCAAAACGGTCAGCCATAACGGCTGGTGGGCAGGTTTCAGGGCGGGTATGGTCAGGTTCCCGGATCAGCGGTTCACGGTTATCTGCCTGTCGAATACCACGGGATTCAATCCCTACAGTGTACCCTACATGATTGCGGATTTGTGTCTGTCCGATGTTCTGAAACCGGTATCGCCTGCGGAAACCCGCATCAACAACATGACAGCCGGGTCGAAGCAGATACTGTCAGCGCCCGAAGCCACCGCGTACACGGGCGATTATTACAGCGACGAGCTCCGGGTCACGTACGCGGTTGCAGCAGGAGGAGACGGGCTTGTGCTCAAAACCCCGATAACGTACGATTTTGTCGGCTATCATTTCATCACCGCCGAAAATTCCCTGATCCGTTTGGACGCCGACAGCTTCGGGACAGGAGAGTTGACTGTCGATTTTCAGCGGGGAACCGGCGGTGCGGTTACAGGGCTTGTGCTCGGTATACCATCGGTGAAACTCAAGCTGAGATTTACCCGGAAATGAGCGGAAACGGCGCTGTAGCAGGTTGGCCACTGAATACTGATGCATGTAAAAAAGCAGGCGAACGGATTTTCGACCTTATTTCAGTATTTTATATCTATTGTTTTCGCCGGAGCAGTAAAAAAGCATGAAAACCGAGAATGAGAGGGTATCCGCACCCCATGATTACCATTCCCCGCATGATCATGATTGGCTCGATAGTCGGCAGCGCCGGTAAAACGGAGCTTGCCTGCAGGATTATCAGGAAATTCAGCCCGTTTGCCGATATCGCCGGCATAAAGGTCACGCCCGACTTCGGAGACTGCGGTTCGGGTGTACGGCGGGAAGTATTCTGCGGGGAACGCATGAAGTCCGATGATCATGACATCCTCACCAGGGAAAAGGACAGGCGGGACGGCACAGATACAGCCCGTATGCTCGCCGCGGGGGCATGGAGAGCTTTTTGGCTCAGGACACAGCCTCAGTTCTATGAAGACGCATGTATGGGGCTGCTCGATGTCATCGGTAATTACAGGGCAATCGTATGCGAGTCGACCGGTCTGCGCCGTACGGTGGAACCCGGCCTGTTTCTCGTTGTGCGCGGAAAAGAATCGGATACTCTGTGCGACCCCTCGTGCAGGGAGGTTATCGGATATGCCGACAGAATAATCGTGTTCGAGCCGCCCGGTTTCGATATCGATCTCGATGAAATCGGTTTTGCCGGGGGGAAATGGTTCCTTAAATCCAGTCATGACCGGAAACATCATGATACCTGAATTGATACAGCGTAAATAACGATAAAAACTGCATGTTCACTGCGTCAAAAAATACGGATACGATTCTGTCTCGTCCCGAATGATGTCCCCGTAGGGGCAATCCACTGTGGTTGCCCGTTTTCGCCGGTTGCCCGATAATGGTAGGGGCAGTCACGGGGGACTGCCCCTACCTGGTCACGGCCGTGATTTCATATTGCCATCGGGATTTTCGGGATCAATCGTCCAGCATACCGGAATCGTTTCGGAATATTTCCTGATACGATTCTGTCTCGTCCCGAATGATGTCCCCGTAGGGGGGCAATCCACTGTGGTTGCCCGTTTTCGCCGGTTGCACCCTCCGTTCATTCGGAAACGTTCTTCACCAGCCTCCGGACACCCTCGACCACCTTATGCTCGACCGTATCGGTGAACGGCCCGGTAAAGGGCATGTGACGCATGGCGCCGTCCGCTTCGTAGCCGCCTTCCTTGAGCACCTTCCATGTCGGGAGGTACCCGAACTGGTAGTTGCAGTATCCGAGCACCCAGGTGAACTGGGTCAGGAATTCCGATTTGAACCTGACCGCATAATCAACAACCGGCTCCCCGCCGAGCCCGATCATGAGCACTTCGTTTCCGATACGGAGCACCTGGACAGGGAACGGGAGTATCGGTTCGACCGGCTCGTTGTTGTCGAGCTTATGGAGAAAAAAGGCTGCCTTGCCGCGGGTATTTGCATCATCGGATTTCAGGTCGTTCTCGAGGGTTTTACGGTCGGGAAGCGGCTGAAGGTCGAGCGGAATCTCGTCGTAATCGAAGCGCAGTATCCCGGTAACCGGAATCTGGTCGCCATCGAGCGCCTTTTTCACCGCATCGGCCAGCGCTCTCCCGTGCCCCATGGCGTACTCGACCTGGTAGCGCGCATTGGGGACAAGGTCACCCGTGCATCCCTGCGCGAACATGGCGGTCGCACCCGGATACATCTCCTCGATGTAGCGCTGGGCAAATCCGGGATAATCTCCGCAGAACTCGTACCCGGCAAGCGTGATGGGGTGACAGGTATAGCCGAAGAGAATCGTTATGATCGATCCGTTCGTATCGCTCACCCGGAGCACCGGAACGGTATCGTCCCTCGACCCGCCCGTATAGTATGATGACGGGCCCGACCGGTAGACAATACCTTCCGGAGTCGGGAACCTGCGGCAGACGGCGAACGGCACCGGCATGGCCTTCGAGAATGTCAGATTGGCGGGTTTGAGGTTTCTGATCGCATTACCGATGACCTCGACATAGCGCTTTTCCACCCAGGCGGTCACTGCCTCTATTTCCCTGACAGATTCTTCAGGCTGATAAAAAGGCATGTCAGAAGCACGGACTTCCGGGCCGCAGTGGGTATGCGATGCATTGAGGAGAATCGCTTTGCGCGGAATACCGTACTGCTTCTCGATCTGAGTTTTGACACGGGTTGAGAAATCCAGGTTGATTCCGATGAGGTCCGCTGTCAGAATCACCGCCCTGTTGCCTTTCGGGTCTTCGAGGGCGAGCGCCTTGACATAGAGATCGTGGATTTTACCCTCGGATTTCTTGTCACGGCTGCCGTAACCGGCCATCCATGCGGGCTGTTCCGGCGTTACGATTACGGCTGCTGTTCCGGCTTTCCACCCCTGGGCGTAAGGAAGCCGGGACGGACAGAACAGAATCAGCAGCGCACCGGAAAATACACACACAGCCCGGGCCGTGATGATGGAAAGTATCCTTTGGTGGCTTTTCATTGAGTACACCCCTTGATAAGCATTAAGACTAAAGTTCGTTTAAAAAGACCGCTTAACCCGGCCTGTTCATAAAATTTTATAGAACGCGGATTTACGCGGTTTTTCCGGTCCAGCAGAAAAGGCACAGTTTTTCCCGCGGCAGGCCGATTGCGGAAACGATGTCATCGACTGTCAGATACCGGAGGGTTGTCACTT
Coding sequences within:
- a CDS encoding beta-lactamase family protein is translated as MKNILKTLSVIACIFSVVSSLPCSAAPLTGASLEAKVDSIVARQNVTARTPGCAIAVVRDGEIIFKKGYGSANLDYDIPITPQTVFNIGSISKQFAASAIQILAGEGKLALDDDIRKYLPDFPEYGHTITIRHLLHHISGIRDYEALMVPANMPYDKNYSPEELYEFITRQRELNFVPGAEFSYSNSGFVLLGMIVKKVSGLSLGEFTAKRIFEPFGMKNSFFYEKMHVIVRNRATGYDKDGSGYITGLYDNYTVGASNLCTTVEDLARWDRNFYGSAVGGPDFIANMLDQGVLNDGEVIDYACGLRVSEYKGLKTVSHNGWWAGFRAGMVRFPDQRFTVICLSNTTGFNPYSVPYMIADLCLSDVLKPVSPAETRINNMTAGSKQILSAPEATAYTGDYYSDELRVTYAVAAGGDGLVLKTPITYDFVGYHFITAENSLIRLDADSFGTGELTVDFQRGTGGAVTGLVLGIPSVKLKLRFTRK
- a CDS encoding neutral/alkaline non-lysosomal ceramidase N-terminal domain-containing protein; translated protein: MKSHQRILSIITARAVCVFSGALLILFCPSRLPYAQGWKAGTAAVIVTPEQPAWMAGYGSRDKKSEGKIHDLYVKALALEDPKGNRAVILTADLIGINLDFSTRVKTQIEKQYGIPRKAILLNASHTHCGPEVRASDMPFYQPEESVREIEAVTAWVEKRYVEVIGNAIRNLKPANLTFSKAMPVPFAVCRRFPTPEGIVYRSGPSSYYTGGSRDDTVPVLRVSDTNGSIITILFGYTCHPITLAGYEFCGDYPGFAQRYIEEMYPGATAMFAQGCTGDLVPNARYQVEYAMGHGRALADAVKKALDGDQIPVTGILRFDYDEIPLDLQPLPDRKTLENDLKSDDANTRGKAAFFLHKLDNNEPVEPILPFPVQVLRIGNEVLMIGLGGEPVVDYAVRFKSEFLTQFTWVLGYCNYQFGYLPTWKVLKEGGYEADGAMRHMPFTGPFTDTVEHKVVEGVRRLVKNVSE
- a CDS encoding histidine triad nucleotide-binding protein; its protein translation is MPDCLFCKIAAGAIPAERVYENDDVLVFPDIHPVARVHVLVIPKRHFATTIDMAEDAPELFGAMMKAANEVARKKGIDRSGFRVIFNTNADGGQEIFHVHMHLLGGEPIGALRAR